From the Lolium rigidum isolate FL_2022 chromosome 2, APGP_CSIRO_Lrig_0.1, whole genome shotgun sequence genome, one window contains:
- the LOC124687499 gene encoding aldehyde dehydrogenase family 3 member H1-like, whose product MGSMPEKPRHGFGSLVTGLQEVCESGITKDLAWRRSQLKGIIRLLTEKEEEMFDVLRDDLGKHRAESYRDEIGALVKSVNHTLRNLERWAAPEKVQAPLVSFPATALVVPEPLGVVLVFSCWNLPLGETNFFVVHYKC is encoded by the exons ATGGGAAGCATGCCGGAGAAGCCCCGCCATGGCTTCGGCAGCCTGGTGACCGGCCTGCAGGAGGTGTGCGAGAGCGGCATCACCAAggacctggcgtggcggcgctcgCAGCTCAAGGGGATCATCAGGCTCCTCaccgagaaggaggaggagatgtTCGACGTGCTTCGCGATGACCTCGGCAAGCACCGTGCTGAATCCTACAGAGACGAG ATTGGGGCTCTCGTCAAGTCCGTCAACCACACGCTGCGAAACCTGGAGAGATGGGCGGCGCCCGAGAAG GTTCAAGCGCCGCTGGTTTCATTCCCGGCCACCGCGCTCGTGGTGCCCGAGCCGCTCGGCGTAGTGCTCGTATTCTCCTGCTGGAATTTGCCATTAGGTGAGACTAACTTTTTTGTTGTACACTATAAATGTTGA